Part of the Planctomycetota bacterium genome, CGCGAGGCAATCGCTCGTGTTTTGGCCTTGCGGCGAGCCGACGTGGCCGGCGCTTCCGCCGTAGCGCATCCACCCTTCGAGATCGCCGAAGACCGCGTGCCCGTTGCCGCCGGAAATGACGCTGCCGTCGGCAGAGATCCCCGAGCACCATGAGGCGATGTTCGGATTAACGCCGGGACCGGGATAGTCGAAACCAATGCCCTCACGCCATCGGCGAGCCTTGTTGCCCAGACTCACGATGTACGACCCGCCGACGATTGAACGGCCGTCGCTGGAAATTCCCGTGGGATCGAAATAACCGGGAACGCCAAGGTCGAGCTCCAGGAATGTCGGCGCATCGCCAAGCGCGGACGAGGCGCCGACGATGGTCCAGACGGTGCACAGGGCAAGAATCGGTTTCATGTCAAATCTCCGGGGGTTGAATCCGGGCTAAGTTCAATATTCAAGCAACAGCAGGCCGACATCGCCACCATCGACCTCGCCGCTGTGGTCCAGATCGGCCGGGCAGTTTGCCGGAACCGGGCAAACCCCGAAGTCCAGCAACATCAGGCCAAGATCGGCCCCATCCACGGTACCGTCGCCATCCAGATCCGCCGGGTTGCAGGGATTGGCGGTGGTGACATTGACCGAGCCCGGAACATTGAGCGGCGCCCGCGTGGTGATGAACTTGGTCTCGGCCTCGACAAACCACGTGAGCTGCGACCCGCACGCCATGGCGGGAAGCGTGGCGCTGTAGTGGTCGCCGCCAATGCTCGCCATGACTGCGCTCTGCGTGGCTCCGCCGTCCAGGCTCCACTTCAATCGGACTCCATTGGCGATTAGTGAGCTGACATTTGGAACCGCGAGGACTTCGACGATCGAAGCCGTGTTCGCGGCGATCATCGCGCCGGGCCCCTGCGTGATCGCGACCGGACATGAGCCCAGCAAACGCTCCATCATCACGAGGCTGGCCTCGGCATTCTCCCTCGCGTTGGGAATGATCTCGCTCGCCGGCATGACGAATCCGTAGGTGCCCGTGTCGCGCACCTCGATCGTGCCGCTCCACAAACCCTGGATGCCGTAGGCCCAATCCACGACGCCGCCGCCGACGGGATAGATGGTGGAGTAGATCGGCCCCGCGAAGTATTGCGATCCGTAGACCGAGGAGAGCGCGTCGTTCATGGGATAGCCGACGGCCGCGAACGCGTCCTCATCGGGTGACGTGTCCTCGATGTAGCCCCAGGGCCACATCATGAGCTGGCTGTAGCTGTGGAAATCCATGTGCCCGACCAGATTGGCATGAGCCAGGATGAAGTTGCGCATTCCAATGGTTTCCGGCTCGCTGAAAGCCGCGGTGCCCCGGTAGGTTTCATTGCTCGCGAAGCCGCTCGAGCCCTCGCCGCCCCAGCCCACGCTCCAGTTCCGGTTCATGTCGACGCCATAGGTGGATCCGCTCACCAGTCGGCGGTTCTTGCGCCACAGGCGGTTGGGGCCCCAGGTGTACTCGTATCCATCCGGATTCTGCACCGGGAAGATGTAGACCTCCGCCGAATCCAGGATCGCCGTGATGCGGGAATCGATTCCATCCTGCTCGATCAACTGGTCCGCGATCCACATCGCCGTCATGGTGCTCGCCCACTCGCGGGCGTGGGCCGTGCCGTTGAACATGAACGCGGGAAGGTTCGTCCCCGCGGGATAGCGCGAAATCCGGACGCCGCGAATGGTTCGGCCCTGAATCGATGTCCCCGCGGTCACGATCGAGACCAATCCGGGGTGCGCCGCCACCAACGCATCGAGCCGCGCGTTCACGGCGGCAAGATTCTTGAAATCGGCGAACCAGTCGGCCGCTTCCTCCGGCTGCGCGAGCCGGACCTGCTCTTCGTCGATTCGATCCTGCAAGTCCGGAATCAGGATGCGATAGGGAACGCCAGCCTTGCCCAAAGACTTCAACGCCGATTCCGACAGACGGAAATCCGCCTCGCCGCCCACGCCCGCGGCATGACTCCACATGTCATCGCTGAGCCGATTGACCAGCAGCAGATCCTGAGGGCTTCGAATCAACACCCGCGCCACAACATCACCGTCGAAGCGGGCCACCATCGACGCGCCATCGACTTCGACGGCGGCCTGCCCGCCGATGGTTGTTGAAGCGAATGCCAACGCAGCGCCAAGGGTCAGCAAAGTTGGTTTCATCCCTTCAGGCTACTGGCATCGCACGCTGATGCAAAGAGTATTCGGAATTTTTCAGAAAATGACGCGGCGGCGCGGGCGGATCCCCGCAGCCGCGAACACGATGGCGGCCCCCGGCGCGGGCACATCGAAGAACTGCACTTCGCCGATGAAAATCCACTGATTGTCGTGGTCGGCCGAAAGGCGGACATAGCGAGCGTTGGGAGCATCGTTGCTGAAGTCATAGTCGCGCTGGACCGTGACTCCGCCGTGCGAGCCGTCAAAATCGCTGAGGTAGGTCAACGTGGTGCTGTTGGAAAAATCCGCGAACTCACTGAGCTCGAAGGAGACATGCGTGGGCAGATAGACGGCCGCGCCTCCCCACTGGCAAAAAATGATCGTGGCGGCCGCGGGTGATTGCACACTGCCGAAGTCGAAGTCGATTTTCGCGTGGGCGGAACTCCAACCGACCCAGAGATCGGAAGGATTGATGCCGGTGGTGCTCCACACGCCGTCGGTCAGCTCGTTGCCCGAGTCGTAGTAGCCGTAGGGCGCATTGACATAGGAGTATGAACTGACAGGAATGATGGATGCAAAAGCACCGCCGCAGAGGGCGAGCGTGGCCAGACACGAATTGAAATGAATCATCTTTTCTCTCTTCTCCTTGAAGTGGTCCGAACATATCGCGGGAACCATGCCTGTCAAGAAATTTTTTGAATTATTGGGCACAGGCAGGACGAACGAATCGAACGCCCGCTCAGGCATTGGCACCGCAGCACTGCTTGTACTTGCGGCCCGACCCGCAGGGACATGGGTCATTCCTTCCCACCGCGGATGACGCCGGAGCCGCTCTTTCGCCGGTGGCGGATGCCTTCTGCTCCCGGATCCACTGCAGGATTTCCGCGTTCATTTTCAAGACCTTCTGCCGCCGCATTTGCTGTTGCTGAATCATCGACGCATTCTGGGTGGTGTCCCAGAAATTTTTCGGCCGGAGGGCGTCCAGCTTGCGATTGATGTACACCGGGTAAAACCAACCAAGCGAGCCGTCCTGCAGCCGGGTGAGATGCGTCGCGTCGTAAAGCACGAAGCCGCTCTCGGTCAGAATCTTGTTGATGTTCTGGAAATCGTCGAGATCGGCTTCGCAGATGACCAGATGCGTCTCCTGCAGCACTCCGGTCGCGCCGCGCAGCACGCTCTCTTCCGCGCCCTGAACGTCAAGCTTGAGCAGGAACGGCGGCTTCAATCCGAGCTGCCGGCGCAACGTATCGAGAGTGGTCGCCGGGACTTTCGTCTTGGTGGCGCTGAGCTGGTTGATCCGCTGCCAATAGGCGTCGCCCTCCGGCCGCAGCGAGGACCAGTAGGGATTGACGGAGGTCGTCAGTTCGATTTCGCCCTCATGGTCGGTCGCCGCGCAGATGCGGTAATGACCGCCAACGACATCCTGGATCGCCTTCAGGGATTCACGGTAGAGCGCATTCGCGTCGATGTTGAACGGCACCGCGCCGGGCAGGTACTTTTTCGCGAAGTAGGTGAGGAAGAAAGAGCCGTCGGCGCAACCGACATCGATGACGGTGGAATAGCGGATGCCCTTTTCACATAGAAGCCGCAAGGGCCCCTCCATCGTGCCGACTTCAACCGGCTGCATCTGGCGCCCCTCGATCGCGTGCTTCCATGCCGCGATCTTAGCGAATGGGCAGGTCGCTCAAAGCACATCAAGTCGTCGACGGCGGCGCCCGCCGATGATTCCGGCGACCGCCAACAGGGCCGAGACCCCGGGTGCCGGCACATTCGAGAAGGTGAAGTTCGAGCCGCTTCCGACGATGAGGTTGCCGCCCGCGTAGACGAGCCCGGTCAAGTTCGTGTTGCCGGCAAAGCTCACCCCGCCGCTGCCGTAAATGGCCGCATTGATTTCCGCCTGGTTGCCGAAGGTCATGTTGCCCAGGGCCACCAGAAAGAGCTTGCCTGCGCCGGTGGTCTGAAACTTGGTCTGTCCATCCGCTGCAAACGCACCGCTCACATACACGTAGACATCGCCCGCGCTGGTGTCGGCAACCACCTTGCCGCTGGCGCCAAGATCAAACTTGCTGAAGGTGTAGACGCCTGACCCAAGATTGAGAGTGGACGAAATCTTGCTCGTGAACTTGTCGTACGAGCCCGCGGTCAGTGAGCGCACTTCCGACTTGTCCAAGTCGACATTGACTCCCGCAGGCGCGGTCCATGAAGTGATCACAGGGCTGGTCCAGGTGTGAACGGCTCCGGTTTCAACGCCGTCGGTCGAGGTTCCTGAACCGGTGGTCACTTGGCCGACCGCGCCCACCTTGCCCCCAACATGCACATTGCCGGCGAGCGCAATGCCGACATTGCTGCGAAGCACGAAGCCCTTGGGAGTGTCGATGACCGAGCCTTGCGCGGTCAACGTGAACGCCGCGGCCGAAACCAGCGCCAGAAGCGTCCCATTGGAGATCTTGCGGGTCAGGGTGCTGTTCATTGATTTCGCGCTTGAGAGTTTCATGTCCATTCTTCTTTCCGGGCCAAAGCCCTGTAAATCGCTGTTGCCAGCCACCTACGGACTTCAACCTTGAATATGTGACGATAAAGAAAGGGGCCAATCCGCTCGTTCAGACCGAGCCCCTGGGCCGAAACGGGATCACAGCCGGCGACGACGGCGTCCGCCGATGATTCCCGCGACCGCCAACAGGGCTGAGACGCCGGGAGCAGGCACGTTCGAGAAGGCGAAAGTTGCTCCATAGCCGGCGCTGATGTTCCCGCCCGCATAGGCCAGACCGGTCAGGCGAGAATCGCCGCCGAAGCTCATCGCTCCGCCGCTGTACAGGGCCGCCTGCAGATTGGTCTGGTAGCCGAAGTTCATGCTGCCCAGAGTCACGATGAAGAGCTTGCCGGGACCCGTGGTCTCGAATCGGGTCGCACTGTCGGTGGTGAGTCCGCCGTTGACGTACAGATAGACGTCCCCGGCGTTGGTGTTGGCCACGACCTTACCGCTCCAGCCCAATTGGAATATGCTGAAGGTGTAGTTGCCCGGCCCGAGGTTCAGGGTGGTCGAGCTGTTGCTCGTGAAGGAGCCATAGGCGCCCGCGGTCAGCGAGCGGGTCTCCGCCCACGCCAGATTTACATTGTTGCTGGTGGGCGCGGCCCATGAAGTGATCACGGGATTGGTCCAGGTGTGCACCGAGCCGGTCTCAATGCCGTCGAGCGAAGTGCCCCATCCCGAAGTGACCGTGCCCAGGGCTCCGACCGCGCCGCTGGCATGCACATTGCCTTCGAGGGCCATCGAGCCATTGCTGCGGAGCACGAATCCCTTCGGCGTGTCGACGATGCCTCCATGGGCGGCCGAACCGATGGCCGCGAGGGTGGTCAGCGCCATCAGCGCGAAACCAGCTCCCTTGCGGGAAATGTTGTTGAGAATGGATGGATTGTTCATTGCGTTGTTCATGATCATGCTTTCCGAGCGGGAGCCCCAGCGGGTGAATCCTGCCCTCCACCTACGGCCTCCAACATCGAATATGAGGGCTTCTTGGCACGTGCCAGTCGGGGATTACATCCGGCGACGACGACGGCCGCCAATGATGCCGGCGATGGCCATCAGAGCCGAGACGCCGGGAGCCGGCACGTTCGAGAAGGTGAATTCCGAACCAGTGCCGACGCTGATGTTGCCGCCCGCGTAGGCGAGACCCGTCAAGTGGGTGCTGCCGGCAAAGCTCACCGCGCCGCTGCCGTAAATGGCCGCCTGAATTTCCGCCTGGCTGCCGAAGGACATGTTGCCAATGGCCACCAAGAAGAGCTTTCCGGCGCCGATGGTCTGGAACTGGGTCTTGCCCGCGGCTGAAAACACGCCACTCACATACACATAGATGTCGCCCGCGCTGGTGTCGGCCACCACCTTGCCGCTGGTGGCAAGATCGAACTTGCTGAAGGTGTAGGTGCCCGATCCAAGATTCAGCGTGGCCGAATTTTTGCTGGTGAACTGGGCGTACGAACCCGCAGTCAGCGAACGGACCTCCGACTTGTCCAAGTCGACATTGACGCCGGGAGGAGTGACCCACGAGGTGATGACCGGGCTGGTCCAGGTGTGCACCGAGCCGGTTTCAACGCCATCGGTCGAGGTTCCCGAGCCCGTCGTCACATGGCCGATCGCGCCCACCATGCCGCCCGCATGCACATTGCCCGCGAGCGAAATGGCGCCATTGCTGCGAAGCACGAAACCCTTGGGGGTATCGACGACCGAGGCCTGGGCAGGCGAGCTGAACGCACCCGCCGAAACCAGCGCCAGAAGCGCCATACCGGAGGCCTTGCGAGTCAGGGTGTTGTTCATTGAAATCGTGCTTGAGAGTTTCATATCCATTCTTTCCGGGCCGAAGCCCTGTAAGTCGCTGTTGCCAGCCACCTACGACCTCCAACATCGAATATGAGGTGTTCCAAGGCAAGCCAAGGGTGAAATTGGCTCATAATCCATGCTCTATTAAGTACTTAGAAATGCGAGATTCCACGGAATTTGCTGGCCAGGAACCAATCGATGAATTATTTGACAGATGCCACTGGGGCCCAATGCTGCAATCCTGCCTTGTGCGGACCCGATGAAGCGTGGATTCGCCATTGGACGAAGCAGGAAGTCGCCTGCAGCTAAACTCCGCGCCTTGCACCCGAAGCAGATACTTCTGGTTTCTGGCGCGGATCCGGCCCGTGCGACGTGCATCGCGTGCCTGCAAGAGATCGAAGCGGCCACCATCACACCCGTGGACGAATCGCGCGCCGTGGCGCTCGCAGGTTCGACGCAAGCCGAGTGCATCGTGCTTGTGGATGGCCCCGACTGTGACGCCCGTTCCCTGCTCCTGAAAGTGCGCGGCATGCCGTCGCTGACGCAAACCATGGTGGTGGCCGTTGCGGAAACTCCGCTGCTAACGACGCTGGCTTCCCGCGGAGCAGACGCCACCATCGCGACGGACGCCGTGCCGAACTCACTCCGGCAGGTGGTGGAAGGCGTCCTGCGCCGTCGCGAGCAGTGGCGCGATGCGGCACCCAGCGTGGCGGGCAAGAGCATCCTGTCGCAGCGCCTCCAGGATGCGATCGACGCCGGTGAACTGGGCAGCCTTCTGCTGCTGCGATTCGACCAGTTCGCCAATGTCTCCACGGCGCTGCATACCCTGGGAGTCGCGGGCAGCGCCCTGCATGCCGAGCTTGAGCGATCGCTCCGGAACCGGCTCACGCCGCTGATGCCCGCCGGCGCCTGGATGTCCGCCCTGAGCGAGGAAACGTTCGTGATCGCCATGCCGCCTGGCACGCCGGAGGCCGACGCAGTGGCGGACCGCATGGTGCAGTCGGCGCGGGAGCCGCTGGTCCTGGCCGAGCGGGACATTCGCCTGCGCGTCCACGCGGGCTGGTGTCCGGTCGATGTCCGCGAGCCGGCGGATGCCGCCACGATCCTGGGGCGCGCCGAATTGGCGGACGGCGAAGCGCGCAGCGGCGCCGTTCCCAGCGCGATGCGATGGTCCGCCGCGATGGAGTCGCGTCTGCTGAACGATCTGCAGCTGGCCAGCGCCATACAGCACGCCGTCGAGCGAGCGGAGTTTCAGCTGATGTTCCAGCCTCAGGTCGGGATGGTGCGGGGCGATGTGTATGGCGCGGAGGCGCTGATTCGCTGGACCCTGCCGACGGGACTGCGAATTCCCCCGGGCCGGTTCGTCGCGCTCGCCGAGGAGTGCGGCCTGATGGACTCCATCACCCTGTGGTCACTCCGCGAAGCCTGCCGCCAAGCTGCCGCCTGGGAGCAGGCCGGCCTGCATCTTCGCATCGCGGTGAACATTGCCGCCAATCAACTCGCCAACCCTCGCTTCGTCGATGCAGTGCGAGGAGCGCTCGCCGAGAGCGGAGTACTCGCCGGCCAGCTGGCGATGGAAATCTCCGAGGCCGCCATCCTGTCGAATCCGCGTGCCTTTGGCGGGCCGCTGAAAACCCTGCGCAACCTGGGAGTGACTCTCTGCGTGGATGACTTCGGTGTGGGCGTGGCGACGCTGGCCAATCTGCGGACGCTGCCGGTGTCGGAATTGAAAATGGACCGCAGCTTCATCCGAACGCTGCCGGGCACGGCGCAGGATCGCTCGGTGGTACAGACCATGATTTCGCTGGGGCGCCAGCTTCAGCTTCGCATGGTCGCCGTCGGGGTGGAGAGCCTGGCGCAGTGGGCCTGGCTGAAGGAGAATGGCTGCGACGCGGCGCAGGGCTGGCTGATCGGAAAAGCGACGGCCGGCGACGGGATCCCTGAGCTGGTCGGGAAAATCAGGCGCGACACTCCCGCCGGGTCAGCGCCGCGCGGGGAGCGCTCCGAACTCAGGCGCTGAAGCTCGACCCGCATCCGCAGGTCGTGGTCGCGTTGGGATTGTTGAAGACGAATCCCCTTCCCATCACCTCGTCCTTGAAATCAATGGTGGTGCCGTTGACATACAGGTACGACTTCGGGTCGCAGATGACTTTCACTGTGAAGGATTCCGGCGCGGTCGCGGTGGCCACCGAGCCCGCACCATTTCCGTTCTTGGCTTGCGCTTCCGGTCGTCGCGTGTAGGAGATCTCCCACAGTTCGTCATTGTCCTTGCGGATCTCGGAGAGATCGAGCAGATAGCTGAATCCGCTGCATCCGCCACCTTTCACTCCAACTCGAAGATGGATCTTGGCAGGATCGAGACCCTGCTGACGGATGATCGAATCAATTTCACGGGCTGCGGTTTCGGTGACGATGACGGGCATGGGGGTCTCCTGGAAATGAAATCAGTGGGTCTTCGCGGCCTGCGGCGCGGCGGTTTCGGTCGCGCGGCCGTTCTTCTTCTTCCAATCCTCGATCGCCGCGCGGATGGAATCCTCGGCGAGCACGCTGCAGTGGATCTTCACGGGGGGCAAGCTGAGCTCCTCGACGATCTGGGTGTTCTTGATCGCCAAAGCTTCATCGACCGTTTTGCCCTTGATCCATTCGGTGGCCAGCGAGCTTGAGGCGATCGCCGAGCCGCACCCGAAGCACTTGAACTTGGCGTCCTTGATCAGGCCCTGGTCGCTGACCTGGATGTGCAACTGCATGACGTCGCCGCATTCCGGCGCGCCCACGATGCCCACCCCGACGTCCTTGCGGGCGAGCACTTCCTTGCTGCTGCCGAACGAGCCCACGTTGTGCGGGTTCTGGTAATGATCGATCACTTTTGCGCTGTAAGCCATGGCGGTTTCCTTCCGGGATCAGTGGGTCTGCCACTGGATTTTGCTGATGTCGACGCCCTCTTTGTACAAGTCGTAGAGCGGGCTCATTTTTCGCAGATGATTCACCGCCTTGGTGATCGACGCGATGGTGTAGTCGATCTCCTGCTCGGTGGTCCAGCGGCTCATGCTCAGGCGCAGGCTGCTGTGGGCAAGCTCGTCGCCGACGCCCAGGCTCTTGAGCACGTAGCTGGGCTCGAGGCTGGCGCTGGTGCAGGCCGAGCCGGAGGAGCAGGCGATGTCCTTGATGCCCATGAGCAGGCTCTCGCCCTCGACGAAGCCGAAGGAGATGTTGGTGATGTTGGGCAGCCGCTTGGTCGCGTGGCCGTTGACCTGGGTGACCTCGATGTTCTTGGCGAGCTCGGTCTCCAGTTTGGTGCGGAACTTGAGCAGGCGCTGCCCCTCCGACTGCATGTCCTGCTGGCAGAGTTCGCAGGCCTTGCCGAAGCCGGCGATGCCGCTGACGTTGAGCGTGCCGCTGCGCATGCCGCGCTCCTGGCCGCCGCCGTCCACGATGGCCTCGAGTCGGACGCGCGGCTTGCGGCGGCGCACATACAGGGCGCCCACGCCCTTGGGTCCGTAGATCTTGTGGCCGCTCCAGGAGAGCAGGTCGATGTTGTCACGCTCGACATCGGTCGGCATCTTGCCGGCCCACTGCGTCGCGTCAGTGTGGAAGATGATCTCGCGCTCGTGGCAGAGCTTGCCGATCGCGGGCACCTCGTTGATGGTGCCAATCTCGTTGTTGGCCCACATGATGGAGACCAGGATGGTGTCGGGCCGCAGGGCCTTCTCCACCATCGCGGCGGTGATCACGCCGTCGGCCGGGGGCTCGATGAAGGTGACATCGAAGCCCTCCTTCTGAAGACGCTTGCAGGGATCGAGCACGGCCTTGTGCTCATGCTGCGCCGTGACGATGTGGCCGCGTCCGGTCTGTCCCTCAGGGGCCTTGGCGTACATGTGCGCCGCGCCCTTGATCGCCAGGTTGTTGCTCTCGGTGGCGCCGCTGGTGAAGATGATCTCCTTCGAGTTGGCGCCGATCAGCGCCGCGGCCTGCTCGCGGGCCTTTTCCACGGCATCCTCGGCCTCCCACCCATAGGCGTGGTTGCGGCTGCCGGGATTCCCGAAGCACTCGGAGAAATAGGGAAGCATCGCCTCCACCACGCGAGGATCGCATCGTGTGGTGGCCGCGTTGTCGAGGTAGAGGGGTCGTGGGTTGGTCATGTGGGGCTCTCGAAAATTCGGATTTTTATTCTGAAATCGGAATCCGCGATTTCAGTCCCCTAGTGTAGGCATCTTTGCCGCGATTGCAAAGCAAAAAAAGGGCACGGCGCGGAGCGAGGACCCTCCGTTTCGACGGGGGAAATGCCGCGATTCACGCGGACGAGAACGGGTCCAAGGGCGAGTACCTTCACCGCATGCGCATAGTGGAGCACGCCCGGTCGCTCGAGCCCTTCCACCGCGGCGCGCTGGTTCCCACCATGGGCGCCCTGCACGCGGGCCATGCCTCGCTCGTCGAGCGCGCGGCGGCCTCAAGGCTCCCCGTGGTCGTGACAATCTTTGTGAATCCGACGCAGTTCGCACCGGGCGAGGACTTCGCCCGTTACCCGCGCACGCTCGAGGCCGACCAGGAACTTTGCCGCAAGGCGGGGGCGCACGCCATCTTCATCCCCGCGGTCGAGGAGCTCTATCCGCATGGAGTCGCGGCGGCCGGCGCCGAGGCGGCGGCGATGGTGCTGCCCGATGTGGCGACCCGGCCCGGGCTCGAAGACGCCCACCGCCCGGCGCATTTCGCGGGGGTGCTGCAGATCGTTGCCAAGCTCTTTGACCTCTGCCGGCCGGTCGCGGCCTACTTCGGCGAGAAAGATTTTCAGCAGCTCCGTGCGGTTCAGGAGATGGTTCGGCTTGCCAGCGGTCGATGGCCGGATCTTGCGGTTCACGCCTGTCCCACCATCCGCGAACCCGACGGCCTGGCCATGAGCAGCCGCAATCGCTATTTGAAGCCGGTCCAGCGCAAAAGCGCGCTGGGCTTGTCAAAAGCCTTGGGCGCGGCGGACGCGATGGCGCAATCCGGGGGCGATCCCGCGGCAGTTGAGGGTGAGATGCGGCGCGTCCTGCAGGGCCACGGTCTGGTCATTGACTACGCGGCGGTTCGCTCCTCCGAGACGCTGCTGCCCTTGAAGGAAATCCGTCGCGGCAGCCGCGCGCTGGTGGCCGCGCGACTCGAGGGCGTCCGGTTGATCGACAACGCCGCTATCGATCCCGGCGGATGACTTCCAGGGCAAGCTCCTGCAGGAGCGACTTCACCTGCCCCGCCGGCAACGGCACCAGCGCCTCCTGTGCGCCGATGATCATGTGTTCGGCGATCCTTTGTGCAGCCTCGATCGACCCCGCCTTGTGCATGCGCTTGACCAGCTCGACACCGTCGCGCGATTCGATCACGTCGATGGCCTCGGCCCGGGCGCTGCCGGCGCAGTCGCGCAGATAGAGGATCAGCGGAAGCGTGGCCTTGCCCTTGAGCAGGTCGCAACCCAGGGTCTTGCCGACCACGCTCTGGTCGCCGGTGAAATCAAGGATGTCATCCTGGATCTGGAAGGCGACGCCGGTGTGCTGGCCATATTGCGAAAGCGCCGACTGAATGGTTTTGCTGGCCCCGGAGAGTTTGGCGCCAAGCTGGCAGCACGTGGAGACCAGGGCCGCAGTCTTGCGGCGGACGATCTCCAGGTAGGTGTTCTCGTCCAGGCAGACATCCTCGCGCCGGCTCAACTGCAGCAGCTCGCCCTCGCAAAGCGTGTTGGTCGTCTGCCCGAAGGCGACGTTCAGCGAGGGATCGCCGATGAGCGAGCAGAGGTGGAAGGCGTTGGAGATGAGCCAGTCGCCGAGCATGACCGCGGTCTCGTTGCCGCGCAGGGAATTGATCGTGGCCCCTTGCCGGCGCGTGTCGGCGTCGTCGAGCACGTCGTCGTGCACCAGGGTCGCCATGTGGATCATTTCCGAGACGGCGGCCGCCATCTTGTGGTTGCGGGTCAGCGCCGACTCGTCCTCGCGGCCCGTCGCCGCCAGTCCCGAGAGCAGCAGCAGCGTGGGGCGGAGCATCTTGCCGCGGTAACGCTCGACGT contains:
- the panC gene encoding pantoate--beta-alanine ligase, which codes for MRIVEHARSLEPFHRGALVPTMGALHAGHASLVERAAASRLPVVVTIFVNPTQFAPGEDFARYPRTLEADQELCRKAGAHAIFIPAVEELYPHGVAAAGAEAAAMVLPDVATRPGLEDAHRPAHFAGVLQIVAKLFDLCRPVAAYFGEKDFQQLRAVQEMVRLASGRWPDLAVHACPTIREPDGLAMSSRNRYLKPVQRKSALGLSKALGAADAMAQSGGDPAAVEGEMRRVLQGHGLVIDYAAVRSSETLLPLKEIRRGSRALVAARLEGVRLIDNAAIDPGG
- a CDS encoding EAL domain-containing protein, with protein sequence MHPKQILLVSGADPARATCIACLQEIEAATITPVDESRAVALAGSTQAECIVLVDGPDCDARSLLLKVRGMPSLTQTMVVAVAETPLLTTLASRGADATIATDAVPNSLRQVVEGVLRRREQWRDAAPSVAGKSILSQRLQDAIDAGELGSLLLLRFDQFANVSTALHTLGVAGSALHAELERSLRNRLTPLMPAGAWMSALSEETFVIAMPPGTPEADAVADRMVQSAREPLVLAERDIRLRVHAGWCPVDVREPADAATILGRAELADGEARSGAVPSAMRWSAAMESRLLNDLQLASAIQHAVERAEFQLMFQPQVGMVRGDVYGAEALIRWTLPTGLRIPPGRFVALAEECGLMDSITLWSLREACRQAAAWEQAGLHLRIAVNIAANQLANPRFVDAVRGALAESGVLAGQLAMEISEAAILSNPRAFGGPLKTLRNLGVTLCVDDFGVGVATLANLRTLPVSELKMDRSFIRTLPGTAQDRSVVQTMISLGRQLQLRMVAVGVESLAQWAWLKENGCDAAQGWLIGKATAGDGIPELVGKIRRDTPAGSAPRGERSELRR
- a CDS encoding FkbM family methyltransferase, which produces MQPVEVGTMEGPLRLLCEKGIRYSTVIDVGCADGSFFLTYFAKKYLPGAVPFNIDANALYRESLKAIQDVVGGHYRICAATDHEGEIELTTSVNPYWSSLRPEGDAYWQRINQLSATKTKVPATTLDTLRRQLGLKPPFLLKLDVQGAEESVLRGATGVLQETHLVICEADLDDFQNINKILTESGFVLYDATHLTRLQDGSLGWFYPVYINRKLDALRPKNFWDTTQNASMIQQQQMRRQKVLKMNAEILQWIREQKASATGERAAPASSAVGRNDPCPCGSGRKYKQCCGANA
- a CDS encoding iron-sulfur cluster assembly accessory protein is translated as MPVIVTETAAREIDSIIRQQGLDPAKIHLRVGVKGGGCSGFSYLLDLSEIRKDNDELWEISYTRRPEAQAKNGNGAGSVATATAPESFTVKVICDPKSYLYVNGTTIDFKDEVMGRGFVFNNPNATTTCGCGSSFSA
- a CDS encoding polyprenyl synthetase family protein, with translation MHPFAILAPAWRRAPAAGIVAGALQEVEEVFRRQLRSDLPAVNELARHVERYRGKMLRPTLLLLSGLAATGREDESALTRNHKMAAAVSEMIHMATLVHDDVLDDADTRRQGATINSLRGNETAVMLGDWLISNAFHLCSLIGDPSLNVAFGQTTNTLCEGELLQLSRREDVCLDENTYLEIVRRKTAALVSTCCQLGAKLSGASKTIQSALSQYGQHTGVAFQIQDDILDFTGDQSVVGKTLGCDLLKGKATLPLILYLRDCAGSARAEAIDVIESRDGVELVKRMHKAGSIEAAQRIAEHMIIGAQEALVPLPAGQVKSLLQELALEVIRRDR
- the iscU gene encoding Fe-S cluster assembly scaffold IscU: MAYSAKVIDHYQNPHNVGSFGSSKEVLARKDVGVGIVGAPECGDVMQLHIQVSDQGLIKDAKFKCFGCGSAIASSSLATEWIKGKTVDEALAIKNTQIVEELSLPPVKIHCSVLAEDSIRAAIEDWKKKNGRATETAAPQAAKTH
- a CDS encoding IscS subfamily cysteine desulfurase — encoded protein: MTNPRPLYLDNAATTRCDPRVVEAMLPYFSECFGNPGSRNHAYGWEAEDAVEKAREQAAALIGANSKEIIFTSGATESNNLAIKGAAHMYAKAPEGQTGRGHIVTAQHEHKAVLDPCKRLQKEGFDVTFIEPPADGVITAAMVEKALRPDTILVSIMWANNEIGTINEVPAIGKLCHEREIIFHTDATQWAGKMPTDVERDNIDLLSWSGHKIYGPKGVGALYVRRRKPRVRLEAIVDGGGQERGMRSGTLNVSGIAGFGKACELCQQDMQSEGQRLLKFRTKLETELAKNIEVTQVNGHATKRLPNITNISFGFVEGESLLMGIKDIACSSGSACTSASLEPSYVLKSLGVGDELAHSSLRLSMSRWTTEQEIDYTIASITKAVNHLRKMSPLYDLYKEGVDISKIQWQTH